In one window of Tenacibaculum mesophilum DNA:
- a CDS encoding adenylate kinase: protein MKITKLHDLYFKEFISADEISNIVSSLAEQVRKDLPSDEVPIFIGILNGCFVFTADFLREYKGNCEISFVKLSSYQGTSSTENVKSLIGLNEDLSGRTVIILEDIIDTGTTLQEIYEIFKTKKLKELKIVTLFYKPDVYRKELHINYIGKSIEDKFIVGYGLDYKGYGRNLPAIYQLTTPPKMKNIVLFGPPGAGKGTQAEVLKEKYNLVHISTGDVFRFNIKNKTELGLLAKTYIDAGDLVPDEVTINMLKEEVNKNADSAGFIFDGFPRTESQAKALDTFLSEKGERINGMVALEVPEDLLVERILERGKTSGRSDDMDENKIRNRFNEYNTKTAVLKDYYQTQNNYYGVNGVGSIEEITQRLSDVFDTL from the coding sequence ATGAAAATTACAAAACTCCACGATTTATATTTTAAAGAATTCATTTCAGCTGATGAAATTTCTAATATTGTTAGTTCTTTAGCTGAGCAAGTAAGAAAAGATTTACCTTCTGATGAAGTTCCTATTTTCATAGGAATTTTAAACGGGTGCTTTGTTTTTACTGCCGATTTTTTACGTGAATATAAAGGAAACTGTGAAATTAGTTTTGTTAAATTGTCTTCTTACCAAGGCACTTCTTCAACAGAAAATGTAAAGAGCTTAATTGGTCTTAATGAAGATTTATCTGGTCGTACCGTTATTATTTTAGAAGATATTATTGATACTGGCACAACCCTTCAAGAGATTTATGAAATCTTTAAAACAAAAAAATTAAAAGAACTAAAAATAGTAACACTTTTTTACAAGCCTGATGTCTATCGTAAAGAGCTACATATAAATTATATTGGAAAAAGTATTGAAGATAAATTTATTGTAGGTTACGGATTAGATTACAAAGGTTATGGTAGAAACTTGCCTGCTATTTATCAATTAACAACACCACCAAAAATGAAAAACATCGTATTATTCGGTCCTCCAGGTGCAGGAAAAGGTACTCAAGCAGAAGTTTTAAAAGAAAAATACAATTTAGTACACATTTCAACAGGAGATGTATTCCGATTTAATATTAAAAATAAAACTGAATTAGGATTATTAGCAAAAACATATATTGATGCTGGAGATTTAGTTCCTGATGAAGTTACCATTAATATGTTGAAAGAAGAGGTTAACAAAAATGCAGATTCTGCAGGATTTATTTTTGATGGATTTCCTCGTACAGAATCTCAAGCAAAAGCTTTAGATACTTTTTTATCTGAAAAAGGCGAACGTATTAACGGAATGGTTGCTTTAGAAGTACCAGAAGACTTATTAGTTGAACGTATCTTAGAAAGAGGAAAAACTAGTGGTCGTTCTGATGATATGGATGAAAATAAAATCCGTAATCGTTTTAATGAATACAACACTAAAACAGCTGTTTTAAAAGACTATTACCAAACACAAAACAACTACTACGGAGTAAACGGAGTTGGCTCTATTGAAGAAATTACACAACGTTTATCAGACGTATTTGATACACTATAA
- the obgE gene encoding GTPase ObgE yields MTEGNFVDYIKIYASSGKGGRGSAHLHREKYIAKGGPDGGDGGRGGHIILRGDKNMWTLFHLKFKRHFRAEHGGDGSSSRSTGHDGADVIIPVPLGTIIRDADTDEILHEVIEDEQEIILLEGGKGGRGNWHFKSSTNQTPRYAQPGIDGQEGWYRIELKILADVGLVGFPNAGKSTLLSVITAAKPKIADYAFTTLKPNLGIVEYRNHQSFVMADIPGIIEGAAEGKGLGHHFLRHIERNSTLLFLIPADSEDIKKEYEILLNELRKHNPELLDKDRLLAISKSDMLDDELKEEIKQELPEGIEALFISSVAQQGLMELKDKLWQMLN; encoded by the coding sequence ATGACTGAAGGAAATTTTGTCGACTATATTAAAATCTACGCATCATCAGGTAAAGGTGGTCGTGGATCTGCACACTTACATCGCGAAAAATACATTGCGAAAGGTGGACCTGATGGTGGTGACGGTGGTCGAGGTGGTCACATTATATTACGTGGCGATAAAAATATGTGGACACTTTTCCATTTAAAATTTAAACGTCATTTTAGAGCTGAACACGGTGGTGATGGTAGTAGCAGTAGAAGTACTGGACATGATGGTGCTGATGTTATCATTCCTGTTCCATTAGGAACTATTATCCGTGATGCTGATACTGACGAAATTTTACATGAAGTTATTGAAGACGAACAAGAAATCATCTTATTAGAAGGTGGTAAAGGTGGTCGTGGTAACTGGCATTTTAAGTCATCAACCAATCAAACTCCTCGTTATGCACAGCCAGGTATTGACGGACAAGAAGGTTGGTATCGTATTGAATTAAAAATTTTAGCTGATGTTGGTTTAGTTGGTTTCCCTAATGCAGGAAAATCAACTTTATTATCTGTTATTACTGCCGCCAAACCTAAAATTGCTGATTATGCATTTACAACCCTAAAACCTAATTTAGGTATTGTGGAATATCGTAATCATCAAAGTTTTGTAATGGCAGATATTCCTGGGATTATTGAAGGAGCTGCTGAGGGAAAAGGTTTAGGGCATCACTTTTTACGTCATATAGAACGTAACTCTACCCTACTCTTTTTAATTCCTGCTGATAGCGAGGATATAAAAAAGGAGTATGAAATTTTATTGAATGAGCTTCGCAAACACAATCCTGAATTATTGGATAAAGACCGTTTATTAGCTATATCAAAATCAGATATGCTAGACGACGAATTGAAAGAAGAAATTAAACAAGAATTACCAGAAGGCATTGAAGCGTTATTTATTTCATCTGTAGCTCAACAAGGCTTAATGGAGCTCAAGGATAAATTGTGGCAAATGTTGAATTAA
- a CDS encoding M48 family metalloprotease: MNKVTILLIAILLVTCKTSAIKNEDIVLELTKEEQLNKLYQEKIKPLFSSYIDIKIPNEFRIDKNDNSINAGAADNYIEVSQGLVDYDKDYIKVYVLSHEIGHIVTLNQAKKFKLGSQIPSGIETNDYKKAEYLADLIAIHLMLTQEKTLGEELKQNLEVVQSLLGPEIFTHPSAVDRVELMNLYIEKSSKEDPKVAFKEIFEKVWNVD; this comes from the coding sequence ATGAATAAAGTAACCATATTATTAATAGCTATTTTATTAGTAACTTGTAAAACAAGTGCTATAAAAAATGAAGACATAGTTCTAGAATTAACTAAAGAAGAACAGCTAAATAAATTATATCAAGAAAAAATAAAACCTTTGTTTAGTTCATATATTGATATAAAAATACCTAATGAATTTAGGATAGATAAGAACGACAACTCTATTAATGCTGGAGCAGCAGATAATTATATTGAAGTAAGTCAAGGATTAGTAGATTATGATAAAGATTATATAAAAGTTTATGTACTATCTCACGAGATAGGTCACATCGTAACACTTAATCAAGCAAAAAAGTTTAAATTGGGTTCACAAATACCTTCTGGGATTGAAACAAATGATTATAAAAAAGCAGAGTATTTAGCAGACTTAATTGCGATACATTTAATGCTAACCCAAGAGAAAACTTTAGGAGAAGAATTAAAACAGAATTTAGAAGTAGTTCAATCTTTATTAGGGCCAGAAATATTTACACATCCAAGTGCTGTAGATAGAGTAGAGCTAATGAATTTGTATATTGAAAAAAGCTCTAAAGAAGATCCTAAAGTAGCTTTTAAAGAAATTTTTGAAAAGGTATGGAATGTGGATTAA